One Eubacteriales bacterium mix99 genomic window carries:
- a CDS encoding pyridoxal phosphate-dependent aminotransferase codes for MVAKSIAEKMSGSSWIRAMFEKGAMLREKYGADKVYDFSLGNPDLEPPIGVKKALIRLAGSEEPDLHKYMNNAGFPDVRAKISAQIQRETGLPLSGKHIIMTCGAAGGLNVVLHTILNPGEEVIVLAPYFAEYLGYIENHRGKVVLSPCSTGSFEPDLSDLERKITPSTKALILNSPNNPTGVVYSSAILGKMAELIEAKEREFHTQILILSDEPYTRLVYDGCTVPSVLRIFPNSVVVNSYSKSLALPGERIGYIAAHPFMKNVDSLINGFAYSNRALGFVNAPSMFQKVIAESLEESVDTDIYRERRDLIYNHLIQLGYTCRKPQGAFYLFPRALIDDDIAFVEHAAKYNVLLVPGTGFGCPGYFRLSYSVSRKTIENSLPAFEKLTRDFQ; via the coding sequence ATGGTGGCGAAATCCATAGCAGAGAAAATGTCCGGATCCTCCTGGATCCGCGCTATGTTTGAAAAGGGAGCAATGCTTCGGGAAAAATACGGTGCAGATAAGGTGTATGATTTCTCCCTCGGCAACCCGGACCTGGAACCTCCCATAGGGGTAAAGAAAGCTCTTATCCGGCTGGCCGGATCGGAGGAACCGGATCTTCATAAATATATGAACAACGCCGGATTTCCGGATGTCCGGGCAAAAATATCCGCGCAGATTCAAAGGGAAACCGGTCTTCCCCTCTCCGGAAAACATATCATCATGACATGCGGAGCGGCAGGCGGCCTCAATGTCGTGCTCCATACCATTCTGAATCCCGGGGAAGAGGTCATTGTGCTTGCCCCGTATTTTGCGGAATATCTGGGCTATATCGAGAACCACAGGGGAAAAGTTGTCCTGTCTCCCTGCAGTACCGGGTCGTTTGAACCGGATCTTTCCGATCTGGAAAGAAAAATCACCCCATCCACTAAGGCTCTGATCCTGAATTCCCCCAACAATCCTACCGGTGTCGTTTATTCTTCTGCCATTCTTGGAAAAATGGCAGAGCTGATTGAAGCAAAGGAAAGGGAATTCCATACCCAAATCCTGATTCTCTCCGATGAACCTTATACCAGATTGGTTTATGACGGCTGTACCGTACCTTCCGTGCTGCGCATCTTTCCAAACTCCGTCGTCGTCAATTCCTACAGTAAATCACTGGCCTTGCCCGGAGAACGGATTGGTTATATAGCCGCTCATCCTTTCATGAAGAATGTGGATTCCCTGATCAACGGATTTGCTTATTCCAACCGGGCCCTTGGTTTTGTCAATGCGCCCTCCATGTTTCAAAAGGTTATAGCCGAGTCTCTGGAGGAAAGCGTGGACACCGATATTTACAGGGAACGCAGGGATCTGATTTACAACCATCTGATCCAACTGGGTTATACCTGCAGGAAACCGCAGGGGGCCTTTTATCTGTTCCCCAGGGCGTTGATTGACGACGACATCGCATTTGTGGAGCATGCGGCCAAATACAATGTCCTTCTTGTCCCTGGTACGGGGTTCGGCTGCCCCGGATATTTCCGGCTTTCCTACAGTGTAAGCAGGAAAACAATCGAAAACTCCCTGCCGGCTTTTGAGAAACTGACAAGGGATTTTCAATGA
- a CDS encoding ABC transporter ATP-binding protein: MALLYVKKLTKSFGGLMAVSNVSMKLEQGELIGLIGPNGAGKTTVFNLLAGVYAPDKGTITLTTAGREISLEGQKPYNICKAGVARTFQNIRLFRDLTVFDNVRIAMHQNVNYGLLSGFLHLPSYQREEKKLKEESLEFLRIMKLDDKKDELAKNLPYGEQRHLEIARALATKPALLLLDEPAAGMNPAETAALTELIQWIRKQFQLTILLIEHDMSLVMKICERIYVLDYGMLIANGTPDEIRSNPRVIKAYLGEEVHDA, encoded by the coding sequence ATGGCACTGTTATATGTAAAAAAACTGACAAAATCCTTTGGCGGATTGATGGCTGTTTCCAATGTCAGCATGAAACTGGAACAGGGAGAGCTGATTGGTCTCATCGGGCCCAATGGTGCGGGTAAAACCACGGTGTTTAACCTGCTGGCCGGCGTATATGCGCCGGATAAGGGGACCATAACCCTTACAACAGCCGGCAGGGAAATTTCCCTGGAAGGACAAAAGCCCTACAACATCTGCAAGGCAGGCGTTGCGCGGACCTTTCAGAATATCCGGCTGTTCCGGGATCTTACGGTATTTGACAATGTCCGGATTGCCATGCATCAGAACGTAAATTACGGGCTTCTGTCCGGCTTTTTGCATCTGCCCTCCTATCAAAGGGAAGAAAAGAAGCTGAAGGAGGAAAGCCTGGAATTTCTGCGAATCATGAAGCTGGATGACAAAAAGGATGAGCTGGCAAAGAATCTGCCATACGGAGAACAACGTCATTTGGAAATTGCCCGCGCCCTTGCCACAAAGCCAGCCCTTTTGCTGCTGGATGAGCCTGCCGCCGGCATGAATCCGGCGGAAACAGCGGCGTTGACAGAACTGATTCAGTGGATCCGGAAACAGTTCCAACTGACGATCCTGCTGATTGAGCATGATATGTCCCTGGTCATGAAAATATGCGAGCGAATTTATGTGCTGGATTATGGCATGTTGATTGCCAACGGGACTCCGGACGAAATCCGTTCCAATCCGCGTGTCATCAAAGCATATCTGGGAGAGGAGGTTCATGATGCTTGA
- a CDS encoding amino acid ABC transporter substrate-binding protein produces the protein MNSIGRKQAVWILTVWLILLLGGCASKKAETVVPGKFTVGFDQEFPPMGFMGEDGEFTGFDLDLAAEVARRLDLELQLQPIKWDSKDMELSAGNIDCIWNGFTINGLENKYTWTDPYMSNQQVFLVNSDSGIESLADLEGKTVAVQVDSSAETALKDNPELTDSFQDVITASDYNSALMDLKAGGVDAVAMDEIVADYRMKKEKNQFTVLKEKLTKEEYGVGFRLGNTALRDKVQNALEDMAKDGSMKTISKKWFGKDITVIEK, from the coding sequence ATGAATTCAATTGGACGAAAACAGGCTGTATGGATTCTGACAGTATGGCTGATTCTTCTTCTGGGGGGATGCGCTTCCAAAAAAGCGGAGACGGTTGTTCCAGGCAAATTTACTGTAGGATTTGACCAGGAATTTCCACCCATGGGCTTTATGGGAGAGGACGGTGAGTTTACCGGATTTGACCTGGACCTGGCAGCGGAAGTCGCCCGCCGCCTTGATCTGGAACTTCAGCTGCAGCCGATTAAATGGGATTCCAAGGACATGGAGCTTTCCGCCGGAAATATTGACTGCATCTGGAACGGTTTTACCATCAATGGCCTGGAAAATAAGTATACATGGACGGACCCTTATATGTCCAATCAGCAGGTGTTTCTGGTAAATTCCGATTCCGGGATCGAATCCCTGGCGGATCTTGAGGGGAAAACAGTGGCAGTACAGGTGGATTCCAGTGCGGAAACCGCATTGAAAGACAATCCGGAACTGACGGATTCCTTTCAGGATGTCATTACGGCTTCCGATTACAACAGCGCTCTGATGGATCTGAAGGCCGGAGGTGTGGATGCCGTCGCCATGGACGAAATTGTGGCAGATTACCGGATGAAAAAAGAAAAGAATCAGTTTACTGTTTTGAAGGAAAAGCTGACAAAGGAGGAGTATGGTGTCGGATTCCGGCTGGGCAATACAGCATTGCGGGACAAGGTACAGAACGCCTTGGAAGATATGGCGAAAGACGGTTCCATGAAAACGATATCGAAGAAATGGTTTGGCAAGGATATTACGGTCATAGAAAAATAG
- a CDS encoding radical SAM protein, producing MYQMESYLKKCMLCPRRCGADRENGKKGYCGAGLQPRAARAALHYWEEPCISGSRGSGAVFFSRCNLSCLFCQNYKISQEGFGKDITITDLGRIFVHLQEQGANNINLVSATQYIPQTAEAIRFARANGLTLPVVYNSNAYECIEALRLLDGLVDVYLPDLKYADNKYSLRYSNAPDYFYHATRAILEMYRQTGNPSYDANGMIQKGMIIRHLLLPGLQEDSKKVLRWIREKLPVEVPVSLMAQYTPLFRAKSCRELNRRITKREYEEILDYFFEIGLENGYVQERSSAKEEYTPEFDLSGIG from the coding sequence ATGTATCAAATGGAAAGTTATCTGAAAAAATGTATGCTGTGCCCCCGCAGATGTGGTGCAGACAGAGAAAACGGGAAAAAAGGATATTGCGGTGCCGGCTTACAGCCCAGAGCTGCCCGGGCTGCCCTGCATTACTGGGAAGAGCCCTGCATCAGCGGCAGCAGGGGCTCCGGAGCGGTATTCTTTTCCCGATGCAATCTCTCATGCCTTTTCTGTCAGAATTATAAAATCAGCCAGGAAGGCTTCGGAAAAGACATAACCATCACGGATCTGGGAAGGATTTTTGTGCATCTGCAGGAACAGGGAGCGAACAATATCAATCTGGTTTCTGCCACCCAGTATATTCCGCAGACGGCAGAAGCCATTCGTTTCGCCAGGGCAAATGGACTCACCCTTCCCGTCGTCTATAATTCCAATGCCTATGAATGCATAGAAGCGTTAAGGCTGCTTGACGGGCTGGTCGATGTTTACCTTCCGGATCTGAAATATGCAGACAATAAATATTCCCTTAGGTACTCCAATGCGCCGGATTATTTTTACCATGCAACCCGTGCCATTCTGGAAATGTACCGGCAGACAGGAAATCCTTCCTATGACGCAAACGGGATGATCCAAAAGGGAATGATCATCCGTCATCTGCTGCTGCCGGGACTGCAGGAAGACTCGAAAAAGGTCCTGCGATGGATCAGGGAAAAGCTTCCTGTTGAAGTACCGGTCAGCCTGATGGCACAATACACTCCCCTTTTCCGTGCAAAATCCTGCAGGGAACTGAATCGGCGAATCACAAAACGGGAGTACGAAGAAATCCTCGACTACTTCTTTGAAATCGGGTTGGAAAATGGATATGTTCAGGAACGTTCCTCAGCAAAGGAAGAATATACGCCGGAGTTTGACCTGAGCGGAATCGGGTGA
- a CDS encoding branched-chain amino acid ABC transporter permease translates to MEQFLQQVINGLSLGSIYALIALGYTMIYGIIKLINFAHGDIYMLGAYIGYFCMTILKLGFLPSLLIAMAGCTVLGFAIEKIAYKPLRNAPRIAVLITAIGVSLFLEYGTMFFVKANVRTYPAMTGLLAERYQFGGVVVTMQQILILVITILLMVVLQFIVKRTKIGKAMRAASLDNDAAQLMGINVDTTISFTFVLGSALAGAAGVLVGVYYNSINPLMGMMPGLKAFVAAVLGGIGLIPGALIGGYLIGIVEVFVSGYGSSMYRDAVVFAILILILIVKPTGILGKSSGEKV, encoded by the coding sequence TTGGAACAATTTCTACAACAGGTGATCAATGGGTTGTCCCTGGGCAGTATCTATGCGTTAATCGCTCTGGGATATACCATGATCTATGGTATCATCAAACTGATCAATTTTGCACATGGCGACATCTATATGCTGGGGGCCTATATTGGCTATTTCTGTATGACAATCCTGAAGCTTGGCTTTCTGCCATCCCTGTTGATTGCCATGGCCGGCTGCACGGTGCTAGGTTTTGCAATTGAAAAAATTGCCTACAAACCCCTGCGGAATGCTCCCCGGATCGCGGTATTGATTACAGCCATTGGCGTTTCACTTTTTTTGGAATACGGCACCATGTTTTTTGTAAAGGCCAATGTCCGGACTTATCCTGCCATGACTGGTCTTCTGGCGGAGAGATATCAGTTTGGCGGCGTAGTTGTTACCATGCAGCAAATTCTGATCCTTGTCATCACAATACTTCTCATGGTGGTACTCCAGTTCATTGTGAAACGGACCAAGATCGGAAAAGCCATGCGCGCCGCATCCCTGGACAACGATGCGGCCCAGTTGATGGGCATCAATGTGGATACGACCATATCCTTTACGTTTGTTCTGGGGTCTGCCCTGGCAGGTGCCGCCGGTGTTCTGGTCGGAGTGTACTATAATTCCATCAATCCACTGATGGGAATGATGCCCGGGCTGAAGGCATTCGTTGCCGCTGTCCTGGGAGGCATCGGCCTGATCCCGGGGGCCTTGATCGGCGGGTATCTCATCGGGATCGTTGAGGTGTTTGTTTCCGGATACGGCAGTTCCATGTATCGGGATGCTGTGGTGTTTGCCATTCTGATTCTGATCCTGATCGTGAAACCAACGGGTATTTTGGGAAAAAGCTCCGGAGAGAAGGTGTAG
- a CDS encoding ABC transporter substrate-binding protein: MKKAITFLAVAILAMTIFGSCSQTTSKDSNTIRIGLNYELSGAAATYGQSSVEGIELAIEEINKAGGLNGKKIQTIKYDNKSEEAEATTLSTRLMTQDKVLAVLGPATSGAFKATIPVSEQNKIPVLSGSATADDVTVDKRGVKEYAFRICFMDSAQGKAMARYATENLGKQKAVIIRDSSNDYAKGLAESFAKTFKGAGGTIVKQEAYVKGDTDFNAILTSVRNQDFDVIFIPGYYEEAGLIIKQARAQGIDVPILGADGFDSPKLAELAGADALSNVYFSNHYSSLDDNPTVQEFLRAFQAKYKKEPDAFNALGYDLAKLTEQAIGHAEKQDGESIKSALAETKNFEGVTGNIRVDKNHNAVKDTVVIKLENGKQVSSERIRPEE, from the coding sequence ATGAAAAAGGCAATCACTTTCCTGGCTGTTGCGATCCTCGCGATGACAATTTTTGGAAGCTGCTCTCAAACCACATCAAAGGATTCCAATACCATTCGGATCGGTTTGAATTACGAGCTTTCCGGCGCAGCTGCGACCTATGGACAGAGCTCCGTGGAAGGAATTGAGCTGGCTATTGAGGAAATCAACAAAGCCGGTGGTTTGAACGGGAAAAAGATTCAGACCATAAAATATGACAACAAATCAGAGGAAGCAGAAGCTACGACTCTGTCAACCCGGCTGATGACGCAGGATAAGGTACTTGCCGTTCTTGGCCCTGCCACGTCCGGAGCCTTCAAGGCCACAATACCGGTGTCGGAGCAGAACAAAATTCCCGTACTGTCGGGATCCGCCACAGCGGATGATGTGACGGTGGATAAAAGAGGGGTAAAGGAATACGCTTTCCGTATTTGCTTCATGGATTCTGCCCAGGGAAAAGCCATGGCCAGATATGCCACTGAGAATCTCGGCAAACAAAAAGCCGTTATTATCCGGGACAGCTCCAATGATTATGCCAAAGGTCTGGCAGAGAGCTTCGCCAAAACATTCAAGGGAGCCGGCGGTACCATCGTCAAACAGGAGGCCTACGTAAAGGGGGATACGGATTTCAACGCCATCCTGACCAGTGTCCGGAATCAGGACTTTGATGTGATCTTTATTCCTGGATATTATGAGGAAGCCGGGCTGATTATCAAGCAGGCAAGGGCTCAGGGAATCGATGTTCCCATTTTGGGCGCGGATGGGTTTGATTCCCCGAAACTTGCGGAATTGGCTGGTGCAGATGCCCTTTCCAATGTCTATTTTTCCAATCATTACTCTTCCCTGGACGATAATCCCACCGTTCAGGAGTTTCTCAGGGCTTTTCAGGCAAAATACAAAAAAGAGCCCGATGCTTTCAACGCATTGGGGTATGATCTTGCCAAACTCACGGAGCAGGCCATCGGTCATGCAGAAAAGCAGGACGGAGAATCCATCAAGTCTGCTCTGGCAGAGACCAAAAATTTTGAAGGAGTTACCGGAAATATTCGTGTAGATAAAAATCACAATGCTGTAAAGGACACGGTTGTCATCAAACTGGAAAACGGAAAGCAGGTTTCCAGCGAGAGAATCCGTCCGGAAGAATGA
- a CDS encoding NAD(P)-dependent oxidoreductase codes for MGQKTAVFMTHGGKEAINRAYDKETRNTLKERLSFLKGVYDRDQLKTRRADLRKVDYIFSTWGMFPLEEDQIRDCFPGLKAVFYAAGSVQGFAKPYLACGVHVFSAFAANAVPVAEYVTAQILLAGKGFYLAQRLYRTKGYPAAREYMRKMPGNYGGKVGIIGVGTIGKLVISHLKNYKYHILVFDPFLPQEEADRLGVEKCDLNTIFEECLVISNHLANNEQTRGMMTYEQFSRMRPNAVFLNTGRGAQLVEGDLARALSEVPTRTAVLDVTYPEPVKPGHPFLTLENVFLTPHIAGSIGEEVSRMGQYMAEEYEAFTSGAPCRYEITEEMLKTMA; via the coding sequence ATGGGACAAAAAACGGCTGTATTTATGACGCATGGCGGTAAAGAAGCCATCAACAGGGCTTATGACAAGGAAACCAGGAATACCCTGAAAGAGCGCCTTTCTTTCCTGAAAGGCGTATATGACAGGGATCAGCTGAAAACACGCAGGGCCGATTTACGGAAAGTGGATTATATCTTTTCGACATGGGGAATGTTTCCGCTGGAGGAGGATCAGATACGCGACTGTTTTCCCGGGCTGAAGGCCGTTTTTTATGCAGCAGGCTCTGTTCAGGGCTTTGCAAAGCCTTATCTGGCCTGTGGAGTGCATGTTTTCAGCGCATTTGCCGCCAATGCGGTTCCGGTGGCGGAGTATGTCACTGCACAGATTTTGCTTGCAGGGAAGGGGTTTTACCTGGCGCAGAGATTGTATCGGACAAAGGGTTATCCGGCAGCCAGAGAGTACATGCGGAAGATGCCCGGAAACTATGGGGGAAAGGTTGGAATTATCGGAGTGGGGACGATAGGAAAGCTGGTCATTTCCCATCTGAAAAATTATAAATATCATATTCTGGTATTCGATCCCTTTCTTCCGCAGGAGGAAGCAGACCGGCTGGGTGTGGAGAAGTGCGATCTGAATACGATTTTTGAAGAATGCCTGGTGATTTCCAACCATCTCGCCAACAATGAACAGACCAGGGGAATGATGACCTATGAACAGTTCAGCCGTATGCGGCCCAATGCGGTCTTTCTCAATACCGGACGGGGAGCGCAGCTGGTGGAGGGCGATCTGGCCCGTGCCCTGTCCGAAGTTCCTACCCGCACAGCTGTTCTGGATGTTACCTATCCGGAGCCGGTAAAGCCGGGTCATCCTTTCCTCACTCTGGAAAATGTTTTTCTGACGCCGCATATTGCAGGCAGCATAGGAGAAGAAGTCTCCCGCATGGGGCAGTATATGGCAGAGGAATATGAAGCATTTACATCCGGAGCCCCCTGCCGGTATGAGATAACGGAAGAAATGCTGAAGACGATGGCATAA
- a CDS encoding ABC transporter ATP-binding protein codes for MLDVQNLDVYFGVIHALKNVSLMVREGEIVTLIGANGAGKTTILRTISGLKKPADGKILLYGQDITHTPSQGRVRAGISQSPEGRRVFSSMSVLENLELGAYLRKDKEAIAADLRKVYDLFPILSDRKKQAAGTLSGGEQQMLAIGRALMSRPRILLLDEPSMGLAPLLVQEIFGIIKDINSTGTTILLVEQNASMALQIADRAYVLETGSIALSGTGTDLIQSDEIRKAYLGG; via the coding sequence ATGCTTGATGTTCAAAACCTGGATGTCTATTTTGGCGTGATTCATGCTCTGAAAAATGTATCTCTGATGGTCCGGGAAGGGGAAATCGTAACCTTGATCGGAGCCAACGGTGCGGGAAAAACCACCATTCTGCGAACCATCTCTGGCTTGAAGAAGCCTGCCGATGGGAAAATTCTGCTTTACGGGCAGGATATTACCCATACCCCGTCGCAGGGCCGGGTCCGGGCGGGAATCTCGCAGTCACCGGAAGGGCGCCGGGTTTTCTCTTCCATGTCCGTTCTGGAAAACCTGGAGCTGGGCGCCTATCTAAGAAAAGATAAAGAAGCGATCGCGGCGGATCTGAGGAAGGTTTATGATCTCTTTCCCATTTTATCCGATCGCAAGAAACAGGCGGCAGGGACTTTATCCGGCGGAGAGCAGCAGATGCTGGCCATTGGACGGGCACTGATGAGCCGGCCAAGAATTCTTCTGCTGGATGAGCCTTCCATGGGTCTGGCCCCCTTGTTGGTTCAGGAGATATTTGGTATTATTAAAGATATCAACAGCACAGGCACCACCATTCTGCTGGTGGAGCAAAATGCCAGCATGGCGCTGCAGATAGCAGACCGGGCTTATGTCCTGGAAACAGGATCCATTGCCCTTTCCGGGACCGGTACGGATTTGATTCAAAGTGATGAGATCCGAAAAGCGTATTTAGGAGGTTAG
- a CDS encoding amino acid ABC transporter permease translates to MGWTMILTKLGEGMLVSIEIFAWTLVSSLPLGLLVAFGRMSRNVFLRGFVKFYISVMRGTPLMLQLMVFYYGPFLLFHVSLPGGYRFIAVLIGFIFNYAAYFAEIDRSGMESIPAGQYEAAAILGYSKAQAFRKIILPQMIRRTLPAVTNEMITLVKDTSLAQVISVSEMFLAASAIAAKEASILPLFAAGIFYYLFNYLVALSMEWAERKLSYYR, encoded by the coding sequence ATGGGATGGACCATGATTTTAACAAAATTGGGGGAAGGGATGCTGGTGTCCATTGAGATTTTTGCATGGACGCTTGTATCTTCCCTGCCGCTTGGGCTGCTTGTTGCTTTCGGACGTATGTCCAGGAACGTTTTTTTGCGTGGCTTTGTCAAGTTTTATATTTCCGTTATGCGCGGCACTCCGCTGATGCTTCAGTTAATGGTTTTTTACTATGGCCCATTTCTGCTCTTTCATGTGAGCTTGCCGGGAGGGTATCGGTTCATCGCGGTTCTGATTGGCTTCATATTCAATTATGCGGCATACTTTGCGGAAATTGATCGAAGCGGGATGGAATCCATACCGGCGGGACAATACGAAGCGGCGGCCATTTTGGGCTACAGCAAAGCCCAGGCATTTCGAAAAATTATTCTGCCTCAGATGATCCGGCGGACGTTGCCTGCAGTGACCAACGAAATGATTACCCTGGTAAAGGATACTTCCCTGGCGCAGGTTATATCCGTATCGGAGATGTTTCTTGCCGCCAGCGCCATCGCAGCGAAAGAAGCATCCATCCTGCCCCTTTTTGCAGCGGGAATTTTTTACTACCTGTTTAATTATCTTGTTGCCCTGTCCATGGAATGGGCAGAACGGAAACTGAGTTATTACCGGTAA
- a CDS encoding branched-chain amino acid ABC transporter permease, with protein MKKFIGIVLPFVVVQILISTNIINSYLQATLATICINIILAVSLNLITGFTGQFSLGHAGFMSIGAYICALILLRFPTLPGFLAGLLAGAVLAALVGILVGLPTLRLKGDYLAIATLGMSEIIRVILTNLEITNGAAGLSGIPQFVNWFWLYLFSAGTVLLLVNFLNSSHGRACISIREDEIAAESVGIPVTRYKVIAFTVGAFCAGIAGGLYASYFYFLKPGTFGFLKSIDVLVIVVLGGMGSMSGSILAAVLLALISTFLQSFPELRMILYSLLLIVIMIFRPQGLMGSKEISLSIFGKLGKFLSPGKGRE; from the coding sequence TTGAAAAAATTCATCGGTATCGTGCTCCCTTTTGTGGTGGTTCAGATCCTGATATCCACCAATATCATCAATTCCTATCTGCAGGCTACCCTGGCAACGATATGCATCAATATCATTCTGGCGGTCAGCCTGAATCTGATCACCGGTTTTACGGGACAGTTCTCTCTGGGTCATGCAGGCTTTATGTCCATCGGAGCGTATATCTGTGCATTGATTCTGCTTCGGTTTCCCACTCTTCCGGGCTTTCTCGCAGGGTTGCTGGCTGGAGCCGTTCTGGCTGCCCTGGTCGGAATTCTGGTGGGCCTGCCGACCCTCCGTCTGAAGGGAGACTACCTGGCGATTGCCACCCTGGGAATGTCCGAGATTATACGGGTCATCCTTACAAACCTTGAGATTACCAACGGAGCGGCAGGCCTCAGCGGTATTCCACAATTTGTAAACTGGTTCTGGCTCTATTTGTTTTCCGCCGGGACGGTCCTGCTTCTTGTAAACTTTTTGAATTCCTCTCACGGGCGTGCCTGCATTTCCATCCGGGAGGATGAAATTGCCGCAGAGTCCGTAGGCATACCGGTTACCAGATACAAAGTGATTGCCTTTACAGTGGGAGCTTTTTGTGCAGGAATTGCCGGGGGCCTGTATGCTTCCTACTTCTATTTCCTGAAGCCTGGAACCTTTGGCTTCCTGAAATCCATAGATGTATTGGTGATTGTTGTACTGGGAGGAATGGGCAGTATGTCCGGATCCATCCTGGCAGCTGTTCTTCTGGCCCTGATCTCCACTTTTTTGCAGTCGTTTCCGGAGCTTCGGATGATTCTTTATTCTTTGCTCCTGATTGTGATCATGATTTTCCGTCCCCAGGGACTGATGGGATCCAAAGAAATTTCCCTTTCCATCTTCGGCAAATTAGGGAAATTCCTGTCTCCCGGGAAAGGAAGGGAATAA
- a CDS encoding CBS domain-containing protein, whose product MFVKTKMTTHPFTISPEQTIPDAHEIMTRYDVKRLPVLKNGKLVGVVSKEDIDRYSPSRATTLSMGEITYLLAKTKIKQIMSKHLVTISPDALLEEAATLMRDNKVSFLPVMDHDRLAGIITESDILDSFIELLGFREPGTRLTVEADDEPGIMSNLTSIIGQFGANITRVAVYRGENGKSAVVVGISSLNTEEIENSIRKKGFNILYKLQNGF is encoded by the coding sequence ATGTTTGTCAAAACAAAGATGACGACCCATCCATTTACCATTTCTCCAGAACAGACCATTCCCGATGCTCATGAAATCATGACCCGGTACGATGTCAAACGCCTGCCGGTTCTGAAAAACGGAAAGCTGGTGGGAGTCGTCTCCAAAGAGGATATTGACCGATATTCCCCGTCCAGGGCAACAACGCTGAGCATGGGGGAAATTACTTACTTGCTTGCCAAGACAAAAATCAAGCAGATCATGAGCAAACATCTTGTTACCATTTCACCGGATGCCCTGCTGGAAGAAGCCGCTACCCTGATGAGAGACAACAAAGTCAGTTTTCTGCCGGTGATGGATCATGACAGGCTGGCAGGAATTATCACAGAAAGTGATATATTGGATTCCTTTATTGAACTGCTCGGATTTCGGGAACCGGGGACCCGTTTGACCGTGGAGGCAGATGATGAGCCGGGTATTATGTCCAATCTGACCAGCATCATTGGACAGTTTGGCGCAAACATCACCCGTGTAGCCGTTTACCGCGGAGAAAACGGGAAAAGCGCCGTCGTGGTCGGGATCAGCTCCCTGAATACAGAGGAGATTGAAAACTCCATCCGAAAGAAAGGATTCAATATCCTGTATAAGCTGCAGAATGGATTTTAA
- a CDS encoding amino acid ABC transporter ATP-binding protein codes for MMVMEIQHMQKSFGNRKVIRDLSLKVEEGQITAVIGPSGSGKSTLLRCATLLDPMDSGELLYLGQHAAVTDADGKVVYARRKKMKEIRSFFGLVFQSFNLFPHYSVIRNIVDAPMTVQKKSREEAYETGRKLLSRMGLSDREDSYPYQLSGGQQQRVSIARALALNPKILLFDEPTSALDPELTGEILEIIRDLAAEHRTMVLVTHEIEFAGDVADQIVFMDDGVIVEQERPNEILNHPRQERTKTFLNSLKRRRERHFCY; via the coding sequence ATGATGGTGATGGAAATTCAGCATATGCAGAAAAGTTTTGGGAATCGGAAAGTGATCCGCGATCTTTCCTTGAAAGTGGAGGAAGGACAGATAACGGCCGTAATCGGCCCTTCCGGGTCCGGTAAATCCACTTTGCTGAGATGCGCAACCCTGCTGGATCCCATGGATTCCGGAGAACTGCTTTATCTTGGTCAGCATGCGGCTGTGACGGATGCAGATGGGAAAGTGGTTTATGCGCGTAGGAAAAAGATGAAGGAAATACGCAGCTTTTTTGGGCTGGTGTTTCAAAGTTTCAATCTTTTCCCTCATTATTCTGTCATCCGGAACATTGTCGATGCACCCATGACGGTACAGAAAAAGAGCAGGGAGGAAGCTTATGAAACAGGCAGAAAACTTTTATCCCGGATGGGCCTGTCGGACAGGGAAGATTCTTATCCCTATCAGCTGTCAGGTGGTCAGCAGCAGCGGGTATCCATTGCCAGGGCTCTGGCTTTGAATCCCAAGATCCTGTTATTTGATGAACCGACATCTGCATTGGATCCGGAACTGACGGGAGAGATACTGGAAATTATCCGGGATCTGGCGGCAGAACATCGCACCATGGTTCTGGTTACCCATGAAATAGAGTTTGCCGGAGATGTGGCGGATCAGATTGTTTTTATGGACGATGGAGTCATTGTGGAACAGGAGAGACCCAATGAGATCCTGAATCATCCAAGGCAGGAGCGGACCAAAACTTTTCTGAACAGCCTGAAAAGGCGCCGGGAAAGGCACTTTTGCTATTGA